The genomic window CTCACTTTATGAGCCTGTTCTCTCTAAAAAAAAGccactttatatttatttactaGTGCCCCTGAGCAGTTTTAGTTTTGTTCCTACATCATGGGCCATAATCTATGGCCACACTTATGGCCTTATGATGCAACAGGTTCAAACATTCAAaccttattatattatattatattatcagctatttttttttcaaatagttTGAGAGTCTGAACAGGGTTTGTCAGGACAAACAGGCTCAAAGCAAGTTAGCCCTCCATGCTAATACATGCTAACGATGCTAACCACAGGTCATGAATGTGCAACAATATTTTTCTCTGAAACTAGATATCAAAAAAAGCTAGAAGCTGTatcgtattaagttgctgtgagctgtaaattcaccacttctaagcagaggGCAGATTAAATGTTATGaaaagcctctcttcctcctggTAGCTACTTCCATCTcgctcagactcaccctggctCTGGGTCTGCAGCTATCTGTAACGTTATTGGAGAGCAGAGTGAAAGCAAGGAGCGCTCACTCTACAGCTACATCTGGGGATCGAAACATCATctgaagtacactgcacactgactgacaaaaaatatatacaaaaaacaaagcacacaAAAAATACTGCTCAACTTGAAGAATCTGAGGTGAGACGCATCTCCATCTTATAATTCGGGGGCAATAGGGGGGCAGATTttattgatgcaaagtgaaaacatcaatacaTATTGTCATATTTAGGATATTTAGGAGCAGCATGGAGCAGCAccggttagcactgtcgcctcagaGCAAAAGGGTTTCTGAGTTGTACCCGCTTGATTCAGGAATCGCCTTCCACATAACATTCACATGGCATGTCTGACCAAGTGCACCTCCTTCCTAAACATTCAAAAAGTGCTAGCACCtaccagccaaaaaaacaagacgAGGATATTTGCTAATGTCATCTCATATCAATCACAGGCCCCTGAACTGACCTGAAGTCAaattgtggcagactttgtaataccAAATAACATAGTGTTGTCTGAATTGATGCATCATATCGTAAACTCTTAAACTGATTTACAACCCTATTAGCAGTGTGACATTTGACATTTCTTTGTCTGCACCTAGTCGCTACCTTTTTGCAAAACTTCCCATTTGCAGTCCATAAACGTCACGacagcagcaaaataagaaaaacaaacacaggcagagggcaaggtccctgcagataaatacactgccacataCTCCAAGGGAGTCagaagtgatgactgagagggattacttctgtatgagtctatacattttatttatttcatttcattctttttaagaaaaatcttgCATGGTGTATCTTTAAATTGTAATATTTTACCTTTATTCTGAATTCTGATTTTACTTCACTGTTGGACTGAATTACAGATTGTTGAAAAATATGACTGCAATGcctactgattttttttatttttcctttaataGTAATTGATCTTTTATTACCTGAAATTTGGTGCTGACGCCCACTCAAGAGCCAAACAGGCCAGGTCGACCGCAGCGTAGGCAAGCAAGTAGAAAACAGTCACCAAACTTGCTATGGCATTAAGCTGGCCTGCGAACactacacactgaaacacaaacacaccacaaagcaCAGCTCAGGCCACCAGTTGTATTTCTAAAAATATGTGAGTGCACACTGCAGAAACTCTGCTCACCTGTGCCAGACCCCAGGTGTAGAGCACTGCCACCCACGGATTCCCCGAGCTTGATGTGATGGCAGCTGGGGCTAACGGCAAACCTGTGGTGGGAAACAAAAGTCTCTTAGAAAACTTTTGAGGAAGACACTGATGTGATGAACAAAAACATCAAGCCTTACCAAAGAGCTGATCCAGAGCAAGAGCATGGAGGATACGGGACGCTCCGATCAGAGAGCACATCGCAGCTGACAGAGCACCGCAGTATATCCCGATGGTGATGAACGGTGACCAGATGTTTATTCTTTGGAGGAACCCATAATCCTGAATTAACAGAGTCCTAAAAACAGAAGCAAATTACTTATGATTTGTGTCATGACCTCAACTGCTTATTTGCTTATTACAACACTATTATGAAGCATTTCAGACCTGTCGCAGGTGGCGCTGATCAAGATAAAGAGGAGGACGTAGACCGTGAAAGTGTAACAGACGGCTACAATGGTGCCTTTAGGGATGGAAATACTCGGAGTCTTCAGCTCCCCTTCAGAGAGATGTGGAGTGAGAGCAAACATAagcatgtgcatatgtgtgtgtataatgcAGATTTCCGTTAATTGCAATATGTGTATAAACGTATCTATTGTTTGATACTGCTCTGCGTGATTGCATGAACATAATTcagaagtaaaagtagtaatgaCACAATGGGTTACATTGTAATGACACTCTTCACTGCTATGTGATTATACAAGTAAGACAACAAGCTTTAACCTGACATGTTGGCTCCGGCCATGATGCCAGTACAGCTGGTGAACATGACGGCAAACACGGTGGCAAAAGACATGACAGAGTTGGTGCTGTAGTCCAAAGAGTAACCAGCTGCAACGAGGACACAAAAGAGGAACAACAGTGAGACCTGTAATAGATGACCCTAAATTTACAAGCGCCATGTAGCGTTTTTTGTGGATGTACTTTCATATCCTCACAAACACCAACATCTTGCGCCAACACTCACGGCCCAGGTTGTTCCTCAGCGTGGTGGCATTGAAGCCCGTGTAGCTGGCATTGTAATGGAGGGTCTCGTTGCCAGATCCCTTGTGGGTGATGACGAAATCACGAGGCTTGACCGCCACAGAACTGACAAAGATGGACAGCAAGGATACGGTGACCACCAGCAGGATGGCGAAGGCGGTACGGCAGTAGATGTGGGCGCCGACCAGACACACGAGCAGACACAGCAGAAGGACGACAGTGGAGTACAGCACTGTGTACCAGTAACTCTGAGGAAGCACCCGTATCCCCTGGGACACAGATGACTCTAtaacagagaaagaggaaacaGAAAACTGAGACTTTTCAAGAATAAGTGTGTACTAAATGACAGAGGTGGGAACAAGTCATTGCtttgcaagtcctgagtcaagtcccTAGTCATTttccaagtcctaaactttgagtttaaAGTTCTAAACAAGTCAAATCCACAaatcagtcaagttgcacttagagtttacatccatgtctgtgaaaacatgggtgcttcacacacatctctgcACACATCTTCATACATCAAGtgcttttgcagaacattatgatgtcatggtgagggtgaactttgaccttttggatatatatAATGTCATCCCTTTATCCTTTTATCctttcagacatttgtgtgaaatgttgtcataattagcatgtgAATTCTTGAGGTAtggcaaaaacatgtttgaccTTTTTAGATCTTCTACTACCAAACTGTAATCAATGTCCAAGTGGCCGTTTGTGCCAAACTGGAGGACATGTCTTTAAGGCATCCTTGAGATTGTGAGCTTTTCTGAGAACGACACAgaggcaaggtcacagtaaccttgtcctttgaccaccaaactgaaatcagttcattgttgagtctaagtggatgtttgtgccacacTTGAAggccctcaaggccttcttgagatatcacattcaaaagaatgagacagatgaggtcacagtgaccttgaccaacacctaatcagttcattgccgACTCCAAGTTGAGTGGCAAGTCTTTTTAGATTTTGTCAGGTCGAGTTTAAAGTAACCAAATTTGTGTCTTAAGTCTGACTTAAACTGAAGTCATGTAACTTGAGTCCTTTGCTAAATAAGATGATGACAGAACTTGGAACAGAACATAAGCAAAAACTTACCAGGATCCGCACCAAATACGTCAAGTATCGCCTCCACGAGACCAAGAACATACTCTCCACACGCAAAGACTTTGGCCAGGAAGAACATCAAACCAATGCTTCCTCCAAACTCTGGACCCAGAGACCTGCTTATCAtgtctgtttacattttgttaaggtTGATGTTTCAGCTGAAATGAGCGAAACTTTAAGCATTATCAAACAACACTCAAGGAAACTAACGGTTTAGTCTGTAAGGATACAGTAGGCTCCACCTCCTTGTATAGCACCGTTGGTTGAAATGGCACAGATGGACAGTATTGTGAGAGATATAATGGTGTAGGCTACAATCACCATTAGAAGACCCTGTAACAGTCCTGCGTGACCAACCACGAACCCTGCAAGAGAGATCGCGTCACTGTTAGTCTCTACTGTACAGCACAATGACTCAGTTATACTGTAAGTGACTCATACAAACACCCACTGACTACAACCCCAAACAGCTTCTCTGATCTCTTCATACACACATCGCTCACCTGTTCTCAGGAACAGTATGATGCTGAACATGGAGAGGATGGTCGGCACCATCACCCCGAAAAAAGTGTTCAGTTGTCGAGGGTCTTTACTTGGGGTCTCGGAGCTGGATTCAGGGGTGGCGTCTGGTTCTGTGCCGCATGCTGCTGCAGTCACAGCCAGACCACATACCCCCGAGGTGATCAGAGGGGTGCGTTCGTTTGACATGGTTGGTGAGAGGGATTAGTCTGCTCACCCtgtgagaaaaagaaataaatgaggACAGGTTTCAAACGGAAATAAACGTAACTGAAGAATTTAATCAGCTGCTAAAGGGAAATCTAACATGCTTATTAACCGCTCATCTTTAACGGTCTAGTGTGTAGCATTTGTCAGCATttagcggtgaggttgcagattgcaaccctCTGTAACTTCTCCTGGGTGCTAAGCATGTAGTAGACTTGTAGTGGCTGATATAAAAGAGTGAAATTGTGAAAACGCAAGTAGCCCTGTTTGAGCAAGTGTTTGTTTGTCCGtgctgggctactgtagaaacaacatggtggactacGTGGAGGAGGACCTGCTCCGTATGTGGATATGAACGGCTCATTCTGGGGAAACTGGATGCACGCTGTGGCTATAAACCTGCCGTTGGGTTGCTGATTTAGGCCAGCATTATCCCTTCCTTCTGCTATCTGTGTGCGCCGTGTCTACATCCCCTTTGCCACagcaaacaacaacaccaacctCTGAGCTAACAACTTACACACTGAAAAATCACAGCACGTTTTGACAAAGATTTGGATCTTGCAATAAGGCGTgtctgctttgttctttcagggAATCATTATAAATATCTGCAATGAAATAAACAGCTTATGAACGCACCTCGGAAAAGCCCAGACTCCATCTCGGAGGGCTGTCATGCCCAATGTTGTTGGCTATAATTGATTTGGCACATCTTTcaactctggcagcagcagttTCAGATGAGtataaactaaactaacttAAACTTTAACTTAAACTAAAATAgtaatgaattttttttttccatttttgccGATATATCctcataaatcctacacactggacctttaaaatattgttaattGCCTGGTTATACAACACTGTGCTAGTACAGTAAAGAGGAATGCAATTGACTATGAAGATCACggtctcttttttctttcagctTTGTCATCATTAGGCCCACAGGCAAACAGATATCTTTAAGTATGTCCCATGACTAGTTCTCCTTTTCCCCCTGAAATATTGCGAGAAAGCCTTCGAGGTAAAGGATGTAACATGTCCTGCACAGGGTCCacatttatctgtgtttttacacCCAATATGtggtcttgttaaaaaaaatcatggtgaGGGACAAAGTGAGAGCATTTATTAGTAATGCAGAATATTATGTCAGTAATATGTCATGATGTACATAGCAGCTTTTGTTAACTCTGTTTTACATTGTGTTGTAAcaagccacaaacacacagcgaCGTTTCTACCCTTTCTAGCACTTCCTATTAATGAAGGTCGTCATGTGCACTGAACAGTGACATGTCACGCACTGCCTCGTGAATGCTTCCAGTCTCATACAAACAgtgtttactttaaaaaacaaaatgaccatttatgaAACATTTAGTCGTGCCATTCacaaagaaaactgtttttctcacaaCCCTCCATGGAAAAAGGccaacatattgatttactgattgattggggaccgtCTTTAACAAAAGACTGTTCACAAACTCTAAAacaactcatgcagtgtaatctaagtgtcatttatccagttgtatgctcagtacttcccaaacacatgcatgttcACTACAAAAAGTTAGTAtttgagtctggctttgaagagagtataGATGAGTTTCATTTTCTGTTCAGTTATAAATAGTATTGTTTTAGTGAAACTGCACgtgtttaggaagtactgagcatatgtcTAGATCAATGAGACCTGAATTTTACTGCACGAGTCATCTGAGAGaatatttttgcagttttctgtGGAGGCCTGCAAGAAAAgctgttttcttcacaaatccaAGGCAACATGGCTAACTGAAGTACAAATGGGGCGTTTTGTGGGTGACATATTCCTCTAAGAACTGAGTTTTGAGGCTTTTGAGCAGCTGATAAGAAATTGGGATTTGACAAGATAAACCTCAACATTCACAAGTCAGATTCAGTGGCTCAACACCAGCATGCAGTTGAAGTCAAACAAGTTTGCCAGCACCCAGGTGCCACAAAGTCACCTGATACTACAATGTAGTACCTGTTCTGTTCCTTTTTCCCCAATCAGTCACTTCCCCTCCTAACATCCCTTAAATAAACAATACAGAGATCAAGCAGGGAAATCCCATCAGAGAGAGCCTACATGAAGTTTATGTTTCGCTTTTCTTAATGacagctgctgcttcacacCTCACCCTGGTATTTGCAGTCAGCTGATTCACAGCTACTTGTCTGATTTTACACGCAGCTCAAAGAAGAGTGCAAACCTCAGCTGAGCAGCCTGAGCGTGTCTCCGTGTGCACAGGTGACCTTGGgtgttttctgtctctcagaCGCCAGCGTAACTTTCCCATTCTTTCTCGAGGAGGCGGCTTTCATCACTGAAGCTATTGCCATTGTTGCCTCAACAATACTCCTCTCTGTAAGATATTAAATCAGCTGCAGGAATCACATGACTATTCTAGGACAGATGTCTTACACAACAAAACATGATGGGACATGACGAGACATTAAGTCCTAATTATCATCAGGGTCACACCCAGTTACTGACTCTTGTCTACCTACAGTAGGACTTTAACATATTATAGGGCTGAGATAATGAGTATATTTTAATCAGTTAGCTGTTAAACAGTGAGTGTGTTTTGATAATAGATCAGTATAAgccatttttcaagcaaaatctCAAAAACTGACTGATCCTTGCAGAAAGGATGTGGCtttgctgcttttgtttgtccTGTCTGAAGATTGGCTGAATATATTTGACTTTTAGACTGACGATTGATCCAGAATTGACAGATTTGTTTGAGCTACTGTAACTATGGGCATTTCTTTTCACCACTGGCTGAATGGAAGTCTGTTgaaacacttattttttaattagttGCACAACATTTGTAAGTGTTGAGTAAAATCCATCTGACAGCCCCATCATGGGGGGATGACTTGTCAGCGGTTTAAACAGGCAAGTATAATATTCAGTGAGAACTGTATGCATCCTACATGCACTGATCAATATCGGTTAGGTTTACTCTATTGGTTCCTTTATTGTGTTGCAGGTGGCATGAAGCCCCATGTTCATCTTCTGCAGGATGCTGATAGTGACGCACTCAGCTGACATCTGATGTTTCTGCAGACCGCTTAAACCTATGTACAGAGGCCCTCTCAGGGTCCGCGGACCTCACTTCAGAAACAAGCCGGTTACCAAAATAAATCACCGTTTCCGTCACATATACGTAGCATGAGGGTGGAGCAACTGCGGCATTGAAACTTTACGTCTTTTTGGGGGGCAAACAAGGTAAAACATCATGGTTGAGCAATACGCCACATCTGCAGCTGCATCTTGGGTAAATTTGTTGACGTTTTGAGGCTCTCATTCAGGAAGTGTCCTCGCCGGGTCCGGCTGTCACAAAGCAACACACCCGGTGTAAAGTGCTCCATTCACACAGCAACATCCAGGATATTTACGGCTATACACACCCTGTGGTGTTCACTACCCTCCCTGAAACACCGGGGACACACACTCTTACCTCGCTGAAGCTCTCCGAGACAGTTTCACACACTTCCTGCTTCTTCCAGATGCTCACTGAGGCTGTCCTcttctgtttgtctcagccgtgtgtgtctgctaGATGTGTCCCGGGTCAGATGCGCAGTGGACAGTGAGATATGACGGCACAAGCCGGTGGACGGCACTGAGCTGTCCCGAGAGTTggatgctgtgtaaaatgtGCTGCCCAATAACAACACAGCAGCCATGGCACGCCTCGGCCCCGTATTATTTGTTCAAAAGTGTCACGGGAGAGCAGAAACCGCCCATGTGActgctgggagggaggggagggcagACATAACTCAAATATGAGCAAAGGTACTGCCAGGCTCAAATAACCACGCCCCTTATTTGCGAACAGACGTGACATCATCCCCAATGAAGTATGAGCTGACACTAAGTGTGCATGAGGTGGTGCTTTAAATTGTTTATCTGCTGTTGCCTGTGCACTAAGAAAACataaacatactgtactgtatgggCACGAGGCGCGAATGTAAAGTTGGACTGTGATACCAGTCTTCACCACCAGGGGTCACTGTTGTGACAGAGATGACGTCCATACACACAGAGGGGATCTTATGCGGAAGTCTATGGGAAATTTAAACTGGAaggatgtgctgtttggactCTTTGACTTTAACAGGAATCCCAATGAAACATTTATCATTAATCTCATAATACTTTTAGcaagatttcacattcacaaatgtaagtttacacatagaaaaccttcttttgttgctttctaCAGTGAGGTCAAGCAGTGCATTGATTCCATTAAATTTTCCCTTAAAGGCAATCGAAACCATTAATATTTGTGATCAtgttaatattttcttgtaaactctTACCCCCCGTGGCATATCTCATATATGACATAAATGTGTAATGTTGAGGTTTTGCATTCTGTAAAATTCCTATgtgttaaataaagttttgaaataaaaaaaagaaagtctaTGGGAAGGACTAACCTGAATGTtaaaacctttgaaccctgagaaaattggtgcaatttcttcaaaaacatgggggaaaaggcaatgagcaactttgtaagaaatgttccacaaattgcaaaaaacacattaatagattttgaaaattatttttaaaaaaatttgggGAAAAGCTTTATAATTatcagtgctatttatttaaaattatgttacataattattataattttaaagctctttttttcccaggtcatttccttgtttgtttttaactttatttccttttttatcctatttttaattttctctttttactaatttcttgctaattttttggggccatttcttctttcctctctcaTTGCCTTTCCCCCATGGTTTTTAAGAAACCAAGTCaattgctcaggtttcaaagggttaattgTTGGACATGCAGCATCTCCACAATCTTTCTTAACATGCTCCTCAACCAGTGGGTTCCAAGACTTTGTCCATGTCTTATTACAACACTTACAACACTACACAAATATGCAAAATTGTAATGTTCTCTCCACAAACAGCCACCCATAGAGAAACACAGAGGGTCTAGTGCATGAtatgcctttttttcatgaacccTGCTGGACTGTTAAATCATAACCTTTATTTGTTTAATCAGGGGAAACCAAATGAGAGAAAAGCTCTCTTTTGCAACAGTGCCCTGCAGACACTCCATCATGAtaagttattttaaaaagtgtgtAATCAACACTCCTATACAAAACATGACTGCAAgacaaatatgaaacaaaagGAACGGTAAAACAAATGCATTTCACAGGGACAAATCTGGCACAGAACAAAAACACCTTAAGATTTTACTTAAGCAAACatttaagggtgttttgtgcaaccaattttattttgaggaagccCTAACTAGGACTTTAAGTATTTATGTTTTCTCCCTGTCTTgatcttatacttaaggaatccgtGGGCCACAAAAGACCaaagtaaaggtaaaaaaaaccctcatctgactctatcttaactgcaacatgactgagtttatggtgaaaaaaacaccctgagAACAGTGTTCTGTGACCAGGAGGACACAGTGGATACGCTTTGGATTTTACGCTCTAGATTTGATTGAACTGATTTTCATTGCAACTTCTTCCTACAaccgttttttgttttctagTTTGGGGATTAAGtttactttgtagtttgtgctttctatgattgtattcctccagaagtaAAACCTTTTCCTCTTCTGACCAATgtagttttcattttttccacTATGTAACTGTAAGCCTGCTTTGTGAGATGATAACAGGAGTCCCAAGCCTGAATCCAAGCAAACAAActatctccatggaaacttgaACCACTGTAAAATCTCTCCCAATGCAGTAAATTACTTTTTCCTTATCAaaggaaaccttttaagggattctgtgcaattgtgtaagtccctcagctcAGGATaaattaagccttaagtgtcataactaacctcctgagacccaaacttttgtttggtatgcatttttaatttctcctagctatttggaaTCAGTAGGACACAATAAGTATAGAAACTGTCAGTCATAATAGAGACCGAATGTCCTCAAATAaccaacaataaagtcccaacatcTTCAAATAAGTACTTACTAATTAACaatgtcttagcttgttactgttgctaaggttggtcaaatttgttgccatatcgaatttcaaactttattaatcataaataaacgaGCTTTAACCAtcaaatgtgatcaggtttcaAACCTCGTCCTCTGTTGTGTTGgaatcggctgcagactgacttggcagggatggctgccatcttgtttttacatggattagtgtctTGTGCTCTTACTACACTAGATGGcataaaagtgtccacaaacaaggGACAGGTCAAAGTCAGGTAGAATGAAGTAAAGCCAAATGTGATGTCCATGCAACCGGTCCCTGAAGCTTATTCCACTATGTGGAGCATAAATAGGTGCACACATATGTGCATAATGCTCATATATGTGATTTCCAAGGAAATGCAAAACTTGTGGATGAGTATGGTGCCCCATATTATTAAGTTTTAAAACCAAAGATTCATAAAGTGGCAACTTATTAAGGATAGCTTTGTCAATATAAACACAGTGTCGTTCCCTCTGAGTGGTCAGTGATGGTCACACCACCAACAGTGGGTTCTAAAACTGTCACCTGTAGAGAACTATGATACACAGCATCAAGGGGCTCGAGGTTTGGGCAGCAGCATGCATGTTAATGACATCAGCCTGAACAATCTGCAACCTGCTGCTAATAGTAAGGCACTGCTTCATTCTAAAAGGTCAGTGTTAACAACGTCACTGACCAAAACCCGGATAATATAACTAATTGTGTAATTACTTGAGTCATTAAAACAGACAGCCCCGCAGCATGACTTTTGCTTTGTTAAATGTTCCAAAATtattttccattaaaaaaacatgataaatgTAATATTGTGAGACATATAAAAACACTGTCATCTAAATTAtaatgggtgtgtttgtgtgagtccAAGTGAAGTAAAAATGAGCAAAACCGATTTTTGACTATAGATGTTGTGACAACACTATTGCAGTGACGAATGATTTCAGTAGAATATTGGGAGAATTTGTGAATCACATCCCAAGCCAAGTTATTTTATATACCTCATAGGGGAGAATGGGGTCAGCTAGGACAGGGGGTGAATTGGGATAGCGCCTTTTTAGCAAGTTAGAAGGCAACTGCAGCCCCTTTTACTCTGCCTGCTCAAGGCGGGAACATCATGCCAACATGATGCCTCACCTTGCTGTACATACGATACGATCTCAGAATGTGGGGACAGAGTGGTCTCGTCTTTAATCCGCCACAGGAGGTAGTAACAACACCATAATGGTGTCTGTGTGGGTATGACgttttgacaacatgttatg from Epinephelus lanceolatus isolate andai-2023 chromosome 11, ASM4190304v1, whole genome shotgun sequence includes these protein-coding regions:
- the slc12a9 gene encoding solute carrier family 12 member 9 encodes the protein MSNERTPLITSGVCGLAVTAAACGTEPDATPESSSETPSKDPRQLNTFFGVMVPTILSMFSIILFLRTGFVVGHAGLLQGLLMVIVAYTIISLTILSICAISTNGAIQGGGAYYMISRSLGPEFGGSIGLMFFLAKVFACGEYVLGLVEAILDVFGADPESSVSQGIRVLPQSYWYTVLYSTVVLLLCLLVCLVGAHIYCRTAFAILLVVTVSLLSIFVSSVAVKPRDFVITHKGSGNETLHYNASYTGFNATTLRNNLGPGYSLDYSTNSVMSFATVFAVMFTSCTGIMAGANMSGELKTPSISIPKGTIVAVCYTFTVYVLLFILISATCDRTLLIQDYGFLQRINIWSPFITIGIYCGALSAAMCSLIGASRILHALALDQLFGLPLAPAAITSSSGNPWVAVLYTWGLAQCVVFAGQLNAIASLVTVFYLLAYAAVDLACLALEWASAPNFRPTFQLFSWHTCLLGILSCLVMMFVINPVYSSGSIVLLLLLLLFLHYRSPTSSWGYISQALIFHQVRKYLLMLDVRKDHVKFWRPQVLLMVANPRSSCQLILFVNQLKKGGLYVLGHVQLGDLDSLPSDPVQQQYNFWLSLVDKLDVKAFVDLTLSPSVRQGTQHLLRITGLGGMKPNMLVLGFYDSCTPEDFFLQDSAFCNSSVGQGSDGEYNFGVDLPSLQAHFPPVRHVESPRWLSPEEYIGIISDAIKMNKNVCLARYFFQLEGEDKDSKVDGSERTIDVWPLNLLQPGSRDYEDVCSLFLLQMACVLNMSNKWRHARMRIFLNVETESSDQGWVVNEETFRELLRKLRIRASIKIVPWDSVVQHHTQPDGEPPAGPTQALSEDFLYAVNSMLMEHSSQAAVRFLYLPRPTAQRSLAQQYLAQLEAVTNNLGPTLLIHGVTPVTYTDL